The Nocardioides marmorisolisilvae genomic interval CAGCGTGCTCAGAACGGCGGCCACGGGATGGCAGGCCAGCCACCGACCGGCTCGGGGAGGCGACCGGTACGCAACAGCCGGTCGCACCGGCGGCGCATCGCACGGATCTCGGCGCCGGTGAGGTGCTCTGCGAGAGTCGCCGCGAGGTCGCGGTCCGCCAGCACCGCCCCGATGCCTGTCGTCTCCTCCGGTGCGAGCGGCTGGCCGGCCCATCCCCAGAGGACCGTCCGCAACTTGTCGTCGACATGGAAGCACACCCCGTGGTCGACGCCGTACCGGTGTCCGTCGGGCATCGCGAGCACGTGCCCGCCCTTGCGATCGGTGTTGTTCACGATCGCGTCGAAGACGGCCATCCTGCGTAGCGCCGAGCTGTTCTCATGCACCAGCGAGACCGGCTCGTCGTCGCTGCCCACGGCGTCGAGGACGTGCAGCATCCCGTCCGGGACGGCACCCGCCGGCACGACGTCCACCGGCTGCTGGTCGGGATCGGGCTCGCGCCACAGTTGGACCATCCCCCACCCGTGCGGCCCCTCACGGAGGGCGGTCGGGGGCACGACCTGCCAGCCGAGCGACTCCGAGACCAGCCAGGCGGCGTACTCGCGGTCCGCCAGGGTGCCCTCGGTGAAGTCCCAGAGGGGTCGCTCCCCCGCGACCGGCTTGTAGACCGCCCGGGGCCCGCCCGCTCCCAGGTCGCAGAGGAAGGTGTGGTTCGAGGCCGGCATCACTCTGCCGAGGAGGACCAGGTCCGCGCCGGACAGCAGATCGGCGGCGTTCACCGACTCCGCCGGAAGCCGTTCGCGCGAGGGCATAGGTGCCCGTCGGGGTCGATCGGTCCACCGCAGAACTGGCACTGCTCGCGACCCGCCGCGACCACCGAGGCGGTCCGGGTGGCGAACGCCCGCGCCATCGGGGCCGGCAGCCGGACGAGGAAGACCTCGTCGGGCTCGGGCTCGGCGAGGGGGAGCTCGAGGAGCTGCTCCTCATCGGTCTCGATGGGAACCTCGGCATCGGTGACCGGGAAGACCTCGATGACGACCCGTGCGTCCTCGGGGTCCCAGGACAGGGTGATGGTGCCGGCCCGGAACTCCTCCTCGATCGGCTGGTCGAGGGGCGCGGAGTCGACCAGCTCCGCGGGCGTCAGGGCCGGGATGATGGGAGGTCGCGACGGGTCACCCCCCGGGGCGCCCGCGCCCGGGTCGGCCTGCATGAGCTCGTCAAGCAGCTCGTCGACCCGTTCGCCCAGGATCTCGACCTGCTGCTTCTCCAGCGCGACACTGGTCAACCGGGTTCCCGCGCGGGCCTGGAGGAAGAAGGTGCGCTGCCCCGGCGGGCCGACCGTGCCCGCCACGAACCTGTCGGGCGGGTCATAGCTGTGGATCACCGGCGGCATGGAGATGAGCCTACGAGGTGTGCTCGCCGGTTCCCGTGCCGCCACCGAGCGCCGCGTCGGCTCGGGGACGGTGCCGGCCGCGACTGTGACCACGTGGTGCGGGCCTGAGGTGCTCGAGCGAGCCCGAGGTGGAGTTCATCGTCAGCACGAACGTGCGTCCGGACGTGTAGCGGACCACCGACAGGCTCGCGGGGTCGACGACGATCCGCTGGAACTGGTCGAGGTGCATGCCCAGCGCATCGGCCAGCACCGCCTTGATCACGTCACCGTGGGATACCGCGAGCCACACCGCGCCGTCGCCATGCTCGGCGGCGACGGCAGTGTCACGGTCCCGGATCGCGGCGATCGCACGCGCGGACACCTCAGGCAGCGACTCGCCGCCGGGGAACCGCGCCGCCGACGGCTGCCCCTGCACGACCTTCCACAGCGGCTTGCGGGCCAGCTCGGACAGCTTCTGAGCCGTCCACTCGCCGTAGTCACACTCGGTGAGCCGCTTGTCCGGCCGCACCCGCAGGCCGCGGTCGCCTACGAGCAGCCGCGCAGTCTCCCGGCAGCGCTCCAGCGGGCTGGTGACGACGGTGGCCAGCGGCAGCCCCGCGAGGCGGTCGGCGGCCGCGCGCGCCTGATCGCGCCCGCGTTCGTCGAGCCGTACGCCCGGGGTCCGGCCGGCGAGCAGGCCCGTCGCGTTCGCCTCGGTGCGTCCGTGCCGCGCCAGGATCACGATCGACATGCGGTGAGCCTACGCAGGCGGACGCGGTTCGGCTCCTACCGTGGGGTCCGATGATCGTGGACAACGCCCTCTACCGGCAGGGGCGACGGGTCGACTCCGGCCTGTCGACGGAGGATCTCGCCGGCGTGCGCGCCCAGGCCGTCGAAGCCGACGACTTCGTGTGGGTGGGGCTGTTCGAGCCCACCGAGGCGGAGCTCGAGGCCGTCGCGGACCTCTACGACCTGCATCCGTTGGCCGTCGAGGACGCCTTGCGCGCTCACCAGCGCCCCAAGCTCGAGCGCTACGACGAGTCGATCTTCCTCACGGTCAAGACGCTGTGGTACGTCGACGCCGACGACCAGGTCGAGACCGGCGAGGTGAACATATTCGTCGGACCTCGCTTCGTGATCACGGTGCGGCACGGCGAGGGCAGCGCCCTGCACGAGGCGAGGGTGACCCTCGAGCGCACCGAGAACGTCCTCGCGCACGGTCCCTCCGCGGTGATCTACGCCGTGTGCGACACGATCGTGGACCGCTACGAGGACGTCGCCGCCTCCCTCGTCGAGGACGTGGACGAGGTGGAGGCATCGGTCTTCTCCACCGATCGGACCAAGGACGCCGAGCGGATCTACGTCCTCAAGCGCGAGCTGGCCGAGATGCGCCGCGCGGTGATGCCCCTGCGTGACCCGATCAACCGCTTCATCTCCGGCACAGTCCGTGGCGTCGACCCGGCCGCAGGGCCGTACTTCCGCGATGTCGGCGACCACCTCGCCCGCGTGGCGGACACGATCGAGTCGCTCGACTCCCTGCTGTCGTCGGCCTTCGACGCCCACATCGCGCAGATCTCCATCCAGCAGAACGACGACATGCGGAAGATCTCCGCCGCCGTGGGACTGGTGGCGGGGCCGACCCTGATCGCCGGCATCTACGGCATGAACTTCGACAGGATGCCCGAGCTGCACTGGCCGCTCGGCTATGCCTACGCCCTGATCCTGATGGCGACGAGCTCACTGACCGTGTGGATCATCTGCAAGCGCGCCGGTTGGCTGTAGTCGGGCTCAGGTCGCGGACATCACGCCGGTGGCGAGCAGCACGATCACGACGAGGCCCAGCGCCACCCGGTAGGGCACGAACTTCCCGATGCTGTGGTGCGCGACGAACCTCAGCAGCCACGCGATCGACGCGTAGGCCACGACGAAGCTGACCACCGTGCCCACGAGCAGCTGGCCGGCCACGATGTTGCCACTGAGGGCGTCCTTGAGCTCGAAGAGCCCGGCCGCGATCAACGCCGGGATGGACAGGAAGAAACTGAGTCTGGTCGCGGTCACACGATCGAGGTCGCGCAGCAGCCCGGCGGAGATGGTGGCACCGGAGCGGGACACCCCCGGCACCAGCGCGATGCACTGCACCACGCCCACCACCAGAGCATCGCGCATGTTGAGCTCGGGCTCGTGGCGTCGCTGGCGACCCATCCGCTCGGCGTACAGCATCACCGCGCTCCAGAGGATCAGTGCGACGGCCACCACCCACAGCGAGCGCAGGTCGTTGGTGATGAAGTCCTTGAACACCAGTCCAACGATGCCGATCGGGATGGTGCCGACGATGACGTACCAGCCCATCCGGTGGTCGAGAGTGCCGCGGTACTCCGCCTGGACGAGTCCCCGCAGCCACGCCACCGCGATCCGCCAGATGTCCTTGGCGAAGAACAGGATCACCGCGGCGATGGCGCCCATCTGGATCACCGCGGTGTAGCCGGTCACGTCCTTGGCCGCCACGTCGAGGCCGAGCCACTTCTCGACGATGGTCAGGTGGCCGGTGCTCGAGACGGGCAGGAACTCGGTGAGTCCCTCCACGATCCCGAGGATGACGGCGTCCAGGTAGTTCATGGCCGCGAAGCCTACGGGCCCGTGGGCGGCGTGCCGGACCCGACGCCCCGACGGGCACTGGATAACGTGTGCCCATGCAGCAACGGCTCCTGGGCCACACCGGGCTGAAGGTCTCCCGGCTGGGTCTGGGCACGATGACGTGGGGACGCGACACCGACGAGCACGAGGCACGCGACCAGTTGCGCGCGTTCGTCGAGGCCGGCGGCAACCTGGTCGACACCGCAGCCGGCTACACCGAGGGCGACTCCGAGCGCCTGATCGGCAGCCTCATCGGCGACATCGTCCACCGGGACGAGGTCGTGATCGCCACCAAGGCCGGCATCGGCCGGCGCAGCGGTGGCACGCGGGTCACCAACGCGTCTCGGGGATTCCTGATCAGCAGCCTCGACCAGTCCCTGCACCGCCTGGGTGTCGACCACGTCGACCTCTGGCAGGTGCACACCTGGGTGGACGACGCGCCGCTCGAGGAGACCCTTGGCGCGCTCGACTACGCGGTGAGCACCGGGCGTGCGGCGTACGTCGGGATCTCGAACTACACAGGCTGGCAGACCGCCCAGGCGGCGACCTGGCAGCGGGCGGTCCCCGGCCGTGCGCGGCTCGCCTCTACCCAGATGGAGTACTCCCTGCTCAACCGGAGCATCGAGGCCGAGGTGCTCCCGGCTGCGCAGGCGCTCGGGCTGGGCGTGCTGCCCTGGTCGCCGCTGGGTCGTGGCGTGCTGACCGGCAAGTACCGCGGCGGGGTCCCGGCCGACTCCCGGGCGGCCTCGCCGCACTTCGCGTCCTTCGTCACCAACGTGCTCGGCGAACGATCCGAGCGGATCGTGGAGGCCGTCGTCCGAGCCGCCGAGGGGTTGGACTGGACCCCGCTGGAGGTAGCGCTCGCCTGGGTCAGGGACCGTCCCGGAGTCACCGCCCCGATCGTCGGTGCGCGCACCGCAGCACAGTTGAAGGCATCCCTGCTCGTGGAGGAGTGCGAGCTGCCGACCGAGCTGGTGGCGGCCCTGGACGACGTCTCGGGGACGCCCAGATGAGCTCGGCGAAGGAGCGCAACCTGCAGCGTCGGGCCCTGCGGCCCGGCGTCGAGTACGAGTTCGACCAGATCACCCTGGGTCCCGAGCTGTCCCGCAACGTGGTGACCCGGCTGCTCGTGGACCGGGCCGAGCACGGCGGCTGGGAGCTCGACCGCCTGAGGCTGGCCCCCGACGGCACCCGACGGGTCGTCCTGCGCCGTAGGGTCATCCGGCAGCGGCAGCTGTTCTACGCGATCTAGTCAGGACAGCCACGGCTCACGCAGCAATGCTTCGGCGAGGGGAGCGCGTGACCCTCAGATCTTCCCGAGGAACCGGTCGAAGACCCGGGCGCCGAACTCGAGGGCGTCCACCGGCACCCGCTCGTCGACCCCGTGGAACAGGGCGGTGAAGTCGAGGTCGGCGGGCAGGCGGAGCGGGGTGAACCCGAACGACTTCATCCCGATTCCGGTCCAGTACTTGGCGTCCGTGCCGCCGCTCATCAGGTACGGCGCGACCAGCGCGTCAGGGTCCTCGTCGAGGATCGACGCGGTGATCGCGTCGGCCACGGCGCCGTCGTACGACGTCTCCAGACCGGGCATCCGGACCTCGTGGTCGATCGTGACGTCAGGTCCGGCGAGCTCGGCGAGGGTGGCGAAGAACTCGTCTTCGTAACCCGGCAGGAAGCGTCCATCGACCCAGCCGTTCGCCTCCCCGGGCACGACGTTCACCTTGTACCCCGCTTCGAGGCGGGTCGGGTTGGTCGTGTTGCGGATGACGGCTCCGAGCATCCTCGCCGCCGAGCCGAACTCCTCGACGAGCCGTTCGGCATTCTCAGGTGTGGCCTCCGTGCCGGCGAGCTCGGCGACCGAGGCGAGCAGTACCTGCATCGTCGGGGTCAGCCGCACCGGCCACTGGTGCTGTCCGATCCGTGCCACCGCGCCCGCGAGGGTCGAGACGGCGTTGTCGGGGTGCACCATCGACCCGTGGCCGGCGTGACCACGGGCCGTGAGGCGCATCCAGGCCATCCCCTTCTCGGCCGCCTCGATCAGGTACAGCCGTCGTCCACGCACGGTCGTGCTGAAGCCGCCG includes:
- a CDS encoding SCO1664 family protein — translated: MPSRERLPAESVNAADLLSGADLVLLGRVMPASNHTFLCDLGAGGPRAVYKPVAGERPLWDFTEGTLADREYAAWLVSESLGWQVVPPTALREGPHGWGMVQLWREPDPDQQPVDVVPAGAVPDGMLHVLDAVGSDDEPVSLVHENSSALRRMAVFDAIVNNTDRKGGHVLAMPDGHRYGVDHGVCFHVDDKLRTVLWGWAGQPLAPEETTGIGAVLADRDLAATLAEHLTGAEIRAMRRRCDRLLRTGRLPEPVGGWPAIPWPPF
- a CDS encoding DUF3090 family protein, with amino-acid sequence MPPVIHSYDPPDRFVAGTVGPPGQRTFFLQARAGTRLTSVALEKQQVEILGERVDELLDELMQADPGAGAPGGDPSRPPIIPALTPAELVDSAPLDQPIEEEFRAGTITLSWDPEDARVVIEVFPVTDAEVPIETDEEQLLELPLAEPEPDEVFLVRLPAPMARAFATRTASVVAAGREQCQFCGGPIDPDGHLCPRANGFRRSR
- a CDS encoding histidine phosphatase family protein, whose product is MSIVILARHGRTEANATGLLAGRTPGVRLDERGRDQARAAADRLAGLPLATVVTSPLERCRETARLLVGDRGLRVRPDKRLTECDYGEWTAQKLSELARKPLWKVVQGQPSAARFPGGESLPEVSARAIAAIRDRDTAVAAEHGDGAVWLAVSHGDVIKAVLADALGMHLDQFQRIVVDPASLSVVRYTSGRTFVLTMNSTSGSLEHLRPAPRGHSRGRHRPRADAALGGGTGTGEHTS
- the corA gene encoding magnesium/cobalt transporter CorA, with the protein product MIVDNALYRQGRRVDSGLSTEDLAGVRAQAVEADDFVWVGLFEPTEAELEAVADLYDLHPLAVEDALRAHQRPKLERYDESIFLTVKTLWYVDADDQVETGEVNIFVGPRFVITVRHGEGSALHEARVTLERTENVLAHGPSAVIYAVCDTIVDRYEDVAASLVEDVDEVEASVFSTDRTKDAERIYVLKRELAEMRRAVMPLRDPINRFISGTVRGVDPAAGPYFRDVGDHLARVADTIESLDSLLSSAFDAHIAQISIQQNDDMRKISAAVGLVAGPTLIAGIYGMNFDRMPELHWPLGYAYALILMATSSLTVWIICKRAGWL
- a CDS encoding undecaprenyl-diphosphate phosphatase, with protein sequence MNYLDAVILGIVEGLTEFLPVSSTGHLTIVEKWLGLDVAAKDVTGYTAVIQMGAIAAVILFFAKDIWRIAVAWLRGLVQAEYRGTLDHRMGWYVIVGTIPIGIVGLVFKDFITNDLRSLWVVAVALILWSAVMLYAERMGRQRRHEPELNMRDALVVGVVQCIALVPGVSRSGATISAGLLRDLDRVTATRLSFFLSIPALIAAGLFELKDALSGNIVAGQLLVGTVVSFVVAYASIAWLLRFVAHHSIGKFVPYRVALGLVVIVLLATGVMSAT
- a CDS encoding aldo/keto reductase gives rise to the protein MQQRLLGHTGLKVSRLGLGTMTWGRDTDEHEARDQLRAFVEAGGNLVDTAAGYTEGDSERLIGSLIGDIVHRDEVVIATKAGIGRRSGGTRVTNASRGFLISSLDQSLHRLGVDHVDLWQVHTWVDDAPLEETLGALDYAVSTGRAAYVGISNYTGWQTAQAATWQRAVPGRARLASTQMEYSLLNRSIEAEVLPAAQALGLGVLPWSPLGRGVLTGKYRGGVPADSRAASPHFASFVTNVLGERSERIVEAVVRAAEGLDWTPLEVALAWVRDRPGVTAPIVGARTAAQLKASLLVEECELPTELVAALDDVSGTPR
- a CDS encoding DUF5703 family protein, producing the protein MSSAKERNLQRRALRPGVEYEFDQITLGPELSRNVVTRLLVDRAEHGGWELDRLRLAPDGTRRVVLRRRVIRQRQLFYAI
- a CDS encoding M20/M25/M40 family metallo-hydrolase translates to MSATAPDDRAHDPAAEVVEICRDLIRIDTSNYGDAAGPGERKAAEHVAQLLDDVGIEPRLYESEPGRTSVVAHWGGETGEPMLLHGHLDVVPAQASDWTHDPFSGEVVDGQIWGRGAVDMKDFDAMLLSTVRARARAGAVPARPLVLCFTADEEAGGAKGAGWLVEHQRAHFDGCTSAVGEVGGFSTTVRGRRLYLIEAAEKGMAWMRLTARGHAGHGSMVHPDNAVSTLAGAVARIGQHQWPVRLTPTMQVLLASVAELAGTEATPENAERLVEEFGSAARMLGAVIRNTTNPTRLEAGYKVNVVPGEANGWVDGRFLPGYEDEFFATLAELAGPDVTIDHEVRMPGLETSYDGAVADAITASILDEDPDALVAPYLMSGGTDAKYWTGIGMKSFGFTPLRLPADLDFTALFHGVDERVPVDALEFGARVFDRFLGKI